In a genomic window of Streptomyces koelreuteriae:
- a CDS encoding hybrid sensor histidine kinase/response regulator — MSSRPSRGAARLAAILDALPDALVLVNANGTVVNANTIALEAFETPGTALVGRGLLDLLPQFDSKLIPGSMRRPEHLDPQGRTKPTRMIARRTDGTEFPVEVTSANLENGQQAYDGYGYTGDELLMLVVRDLSGTVDTEAELARSQRQTEMILRAASEGVVGTDTDGRIVLVNPAAAQILGFRASDLGGRELHELVLHSRADGSDFPYEESPLADTLRSGRKHRVRGQVLYAKDGGKVPVDLTTAPVRDGDQLVGAVMTFTDRRPYDAVVDEKDAAEKRHEEELEKTAEEHASELTALRQRHVTELEELAERHAEELGANEDRYAALGEREKDRFEALAARHEQLLTLLGRSLRGPLEELRRELAALASDDAGQLWPEANQVLHHLSAGYSRITTLIDNVLGYQRLDTGSENIARTKVMLDAVVAAGVDGAVELIGPGRVQFAVHAPPIEAEVDPRLLATALAHLVADVAGVDATGNTPLSAGGYLDNTVVVAAAQRGEVVRIEVRGPYAGGDTVHEPIVRGIVRAHGGVLQTHDVPGMSGSAYVLEVPIGGGAGAVAADAAAEAVDEALPAVPGEQTSGGGRRRARRATTDAFLDGDVPAEGGDEAADGSDGSGGSDGSGGSGVATGRRRRRAGGEPAALPAQASGEGAGSGGTGRRRGRPAEDAAGQALAIEAVGSAVQGVAEGAVVTAAEHAAGTAASNTGLGGTVPPQGVPEASGRRARREPGEQRALPPALPAPSGDAGSAADGAEQGQAQQPTGRRRRALAAANERAAAQQAAGPRPVFALPPAGADRTTPDEPAQQGVQGVPAGQSEQGPEAVAVAAAAASGDAVAEEGRHDAVPHDQSADHTPPQPHPTSAPTGRRRRAVVPQQGEGPAPAGSVPAAPGQQVPAQQGAPVQVGAAAAQAAPGAAVPAQGSAPQGGVPQPQGAAVPPQGVAVPPQGGLGHSVQAALPGQAVQPPAQAAQPLPQPQPGVAAPAQQSSAGQPLPAEAAPGQGPATPAQGTPAPGTPAQGTPAQGGTPAPQPWPAAEDDDSLGAGVAVPPNGASPQAAQAPQPNPPAQNTPASGTPLPPEGAAQAQAQAQPQTQAQRAAQPLPAEASAPVDPNSTQGRAISVRTLGQGVPFNRQAAQVQQPAASVPLPTATPPPHQPGGSGRRRKLGTPPDPATRTDQATRTEPASRPDQGPRPEQAARPEQAARPEQAARPHPTAAEPTPAPVAAQVPAQASAPAPAQPSLAGQSRLTQLTEGGGRSYAIGAPDENAAEGPEPLDGPGGAVEVADPPRPQPMDDELPPEPLDNPRRLLVWPAPDVSTQQALSDRGYRPVIVNSREEVDAQIAAFPAALFVDPLTGPITRTALQSLRQAAVAAEVPVLVTAGLGQASRDAAYGADPAVLLKALAPRDSEQHPPRVLLIEEHAEIALALTSTLERRGMQVARAASDADAVTLASDFRPNLVVMDLMQVQRGQAGYAGIIDWLRANGQLNRTPLVVYTAAVDQADLPRLASGETVLFLAERSTSGEVQTRIVELLSRIGTN, encoded by the coding sequence AGCAGGCCATCCCGAGGCGCTGCTCGCCTCGCAGCCATACTGGATGCGCTCCCCGACGCGTTGGTGCTGGTCAATGCCAACGGGACGGTCGTCAACGCCAACACCATCGCCCTGGAGGCCTTCGAGACTCCGGGCACCGCTCTGGTGGGGCGCGGGCTGCTCGATCTGCTGCCGCAGTTCGACTCCAAGCTCATCCCCGGCTCCATGCGACGGCCGGAGCACCTCGATCCGCAGGGCCGGACCAAGCCGACCCGGATGATCGCGCGCAGGACCGACGGGACCGAGTTCCCCGTCGAGGTCACCAGTGCGAACCTCGAGAACGGGCAGCAGGCCTACGACGGTTACGGCTACACCGGTGATGAGCTGCTCATGCTCGTCGTACGGGATCTGTCCGGGACCGTGGACACCGAGGCCGAGCTCGCGCGGTCGCAGCGGCAGACCGAGATGATTCTGCGGGCCGCCTCCGAGGGCGTCGTCGGGACCGACACCGACGGGCGGATCGTGCTCGTCAATCCGGCCGCCGCCCAGATCCTGGGCTTCCGGGCCAGCGATCTCGGCGGGCGTGAACTGCACGAACTCGTGCTGCACTCGCGTGCCGACGGATCGGACTTCCCGTACGAGGAGTCGCCGCTCGCCGACACCCTGCGCTCCGGGCGCAAGCACCGGGTGCGCGGGCAGGTGCTGTACGCCAAGGACGGCGGCAAGGTGCCGGTCGATCTGACGACCGCGCCCGTGCGGGACGGCGACCAGCTCGTCGGCGCCGTGATGACCTTCACCGACCGGCGGCCGTACGACGCGGTCGTCGACGAGAAGGACGCGGCCGAGAAGCGGCACGAGGAAGAGCTGGAGAAGACCGCCGAGGAGCACGCCTCCGAGCTGACCGCGCTGCGCCAGCGGCACGTCACCGAGCTGGAGGAGCTGGCCGAGCGGCACGCCGAGGAACTCGGCGCGAACGAGGACCGCTACGCCGCGCTCGGGGAGCGCGAGAAGGACCGGTTCGAGGCACTCGCCGCCCGGCACGAGCAGCTGCTGACCCTGCTCGGGCGCTCGCTGCGCGGGCCGCTGGAGGAGCTGCGCCGCGAGCTGGCCGCGCTGGCCTCCGACGACGCCGGGCAGCTGTGGCCCGAGGCCAACCAGGTACTGCACCATCTGTCCGCCGGCTATTCGCGGATCACGACGCTCATCGACAACGTCCTCGGCTACCAGCGGCTCGACACGGGCAGCGAGAACATCGCCCGTACGAAGGTGATGCTGGACGCCGTCGTCGCCGCCGGGGTCGACGGGGCCGTGGAGCTCATCGGGCCCGGGCGGGTGCAGTTCGCCGTGCACGCGCCGCCCATCGAGGCCGAGGTCGATCCCCGGCTGCTCGCCACCGCCCTCGCGCATCTGGTCGCGGACGTGGCCGGGGTCGACGCGACCGGGAACACGCCCCTGTCGGCGGGCGGTTATCTGGACAACACCGTCGTGGTGGCGGCGGCGCAGCGCGGCGAGGTCGTACGCATCGAGGTGCGCGGGCCGTACGCCGGTGGCGACACCGTGCACGAGCCGATCGTGCGGGGGATCGTCCGGGCGCACGGCGGTGTGCTGCAGACGCACGACGTGCCGGGGATGAGCGGGAGCGCGTACGTCCTCGAGGTGCCGATCGGGGGCGGGGCCGGGGCCGTTGCCGCGGATGCCGCCGCCGAGGCGGTCGACGAGGCCCTCCCCGCGGTCCCGGGTGAGCAGACCTCCGGTGGGGGGCGGCGCCGGGCGCGGCGTGCCACCACCGATGCCTTCCTGGACGGAGATGTTCCGGCGGAAGGCGGCGACGAGGCGGCTGACGGTTCCGATGGATCCGGTGGGTCCGATGGCTCCGGTGGGTCCGGTGTTGCCACCGGGCGGCGCAGGAGGCGGGCCGGTGGGGAACCGGCCGCTCTGCCGGCGCAGGCTTCCGGTGAGGGCGCCGGGTCGGGCGGTACCGGGCGGCGTCGTGGGCGTCCGGCCGAGGACGCCGCCGGGCAGGCCCTCGCCATCGAGGCCGTCGGGAGCGCCGTCCAGGGTGTCGCCGAGGGCGCCGTCGTCACGGCAGCCGAGCACGCGGCTGGCACCGCCGCCTCGAACACGGGGCTGGGCGGGACCGTTCCGCCGCAGGGCGTGCCCGAGGCTTCCGGGCGGCGGGCCCGGCGTGAACCCGGTGAGCAGCGCGCGCTGCCGCCGGCGCTGCCCGCGCCGTCCGGTGACGCGGGCTCCGCTGCGGACGGTGCCGAGCAGGGGCAGGCCCAGCAGCCGACCGGGCGCCGGCGGCGTGCGCTGGCCGCCGCCAACGAGCGGGCTGCGGCGCAGCAGGCCGCGGGGCCGCGTCCGGTGTTCGCCCTGCCGCCGGCCGGTGCCGATCGGACGACCCCGGACGAACCGGCCCAGCAGGGAGTTCAGGGCGTTCCGGCCGGGCAGAGCGAGCAGGGGCCGGAGGCCGTGGCGGTTGCTGCGGCGGCCGCCTCCGGTGACGCCGTGGCCGAGGAGGGGCGGCACGACGCCGTACCGCACGACCAGTCCGCCGATCACACCCCGCCGCAGCCGCATCCCACGAGTGCGCCGACCGGCCGTCGGCGGCGGGCCGTGGTGCCGCAGCAGGGCGAGGGACCGGCACCGGCTGGTTCCGTACCTGCCGCGCCCGGGCAGCAGGTTCCCGCGCAGCAGGGCGCGCCCGTCCAGGTCGGGGCGGCCGCCGCTCAGGCCGCGCCCGGTGCGGCCGTGCCGGCGCAGGGGAGCGCTCCGCAGGGCGGCGTCCCCCAGCCGCAGGGTGCCGCCGTACCCCCGCAGGGCGTCGCCGTACCCCCGCAGGGCGGGCTCGGGCACAGCGTGCAGGCTGCCCTCCCGGGGCAGGCGGTGCAGCCTCCGGCCCAGGCCGCGCAGCCGCTGCCGCAGCCGCAGCCGGGCGTCGCCGCACCGGCGCAGCAGTCCTCCGCCGGGCAGCCGCTCCCCGCCGAGGCCGCACCGGGGCAGGGACCCGCCACACCTGCCCAGGGCACCCCGGCTCCGGGCACGCCCGCCCAGGGCACCCCGGCTCAGGGCGGCACCCCCGCCCCCCAGCCGTGGCCCGCCGCCGAGGACGACGACAGCTTGGGGGCCGGTGTCGCCGTACCCCCGAACGGCGCATCCCCGCAGGCCGCGCAGGCCCCGCAGCCGAACCCCCCGGCCCAGAACACCCCGGCCTCGGGCACGCCCCTGCCGCCGGAAGGCGCGGCGCAGGCACAAGCACAGGCCCAGCCACAGACGCAGGCGCAGCGGGCGGCTCAGCCGTTGCCCGCCGAGGCCTCGGCGCCCGTCGATCCGAACTCGACGCAGGGGCGGGCGATCAGCGTGCGGACGCTGGGGCAGGGCGTGCCGTTCAACCGGCAGGCGGCCCAGGTCCAGCAGCCGGCCGCGTCCGTCCCGCTGCCGACGGCGACGCCTCCCCCGCACCAGCCGGGCGGATCGGGCCGGCGCCGCAAGCTCGGCACGCCGCCCGACCCGGCCACACGGACCGACCAGGCCACGCGTACGGAACCGGCGTCCCGCCCGGACCAGGGGCCGCGCCCCGAACAGGCCGCACGCCCCGAGCAGGCGGCGCGTCCGGAGCAGGCCGCTCGGCCGCATCCGACGGCCGCCGAGCCGACGCCCGCGCCGGTCGCCGCACAGGTGCCCGCCCAGGCTTCCGCGCCCGCCCCGGCGCAGCCGTCCCTCGCCGGTCAGTCCCGGCTCACGCAGCTGACCGAGGGCGGCGGGCGGTCGTACGCCATAGGCGCCCCCGACGAGAACGCCGCCGAGGGGCCCGAGCCGCTGGACGGTCCCGGGGGTGCCGTCGAGGTGGCCGATCCGCCGCGGCCGCAGCCGATGGACGACGAGTTGCCGCCGGAGCCGCTGGACAATCCGCGGCGGCTGCTGGTGTGGCCCGCGCCGGACGTCAGCACCCAGCAGGCGCTGAGCGACCGCGGCTACCGGCCGGTGATCGTGAACTCGCGCGAGGAGGTCGACGCGCAGATCGCGGCGTTCCCCGCCGCGCTGTTCGTCGACCCGCTGACCGGGCCGATCACGCGTACGGCGCTGCAGTCGCTGCGCCAGGCCGCCGTGGCCGCCGAGGTGCCGGTCCTGGTCACGGCCGGGCTCGGGCAGGCCTCGCGGGACGCGGCCTACGGTGCCGATCCGGCCGTGCTGCTGAAGGCGCTGGCGCCGCGCGACAGTGAGCAGCACCCGCCGCGGGTGCTGCTGATCGAGGAGCACGCGGAGATCGCGCTGGCGCTGACGTCGACGCTGGAGCGGCGCGGGATGCAGGTCGCGCGGGCCGCGAGCGACGCGGACGCGGTGACGCTGGCGAGCGACTTCCGCCCGAACCTGGTCGTGATGGACCTGATGCAGGTGCAGCGGGGGCAGGCCGGGTACGCCGGGATCATCGACTGGCTGCGCGCGAACGGGCAGCTCAACCGCACCCCGCTCGTCGTCTACACCGCCGCCGTCGACCAGGCCGACCTGCCGCGGCTGGCCTCCGGGGAGACGGTGCTGTTCCTCGCGGAGCGGTCCACCAGCGGCGAGGTGCAGACCCGGATCGTCGAGCTGCTGAGCAGGATCGGGACCAACTGA